From the Ciona intestinalis chromosome 2, KH, whole genome shotgun sequence genome, one window contains:
- the fgf9/16/20 gene encoding fibroblast growth factor 9/16/20 (The RefSeq protein has 1 substitution compared to this genomic sequence), whose translation MSMLTNMLGLSSNVPQSATGTNFLSSLLLAAVARARGKAVTGQSPPESPSSVLESSMSRTEAAKVQSVLSAKLGRARRKNSLSVDSSTPQKLTEETMPVVHDRLPDLSLWSKIDEELKEQEKSSANGLLSSTSARSKRNTGMSAYDYDTQETTMRRRMLYCKNGFNLQILRNGRISGTQESHNQYAVLEFISTGIGSLTIRGVASGLYLAMNSKGRLYASETFNRECIFYETVLENNQNTFESFAHRNGSKKCYIALGRHGRPKQGCRLHPNNRHSQFLPRNIDTDKVKNLYSGRLY comes from the exons ATGTCTATGTTAACCAACATGTTAGGCCTCAGCAGCAATGTTCCGCAATCAGCAACGGgaacaaactttttaagttCGCTTTTACTCGCAGCCGTAGCCCGAGCGAGAGGCAAGGCAGTTACCGGACAATCGCCACCCGAAAGCCCGTCGTCCGTCCTAGAAAGCTCGATGTCAAGAACCGAAGCAGCAAAAGTACAATCAGTTTTTTCAGCCAAGCTTGGACGGGCAAGAAGAAAAAATTCCCTCTCTGTCGACTCCTCCACCCCCCAGAAATTAACAGAAGAAACAATGCCTGTGGTACACGACCGACTCCCCGATCTCAGCCTTTGGAGCAAAATTGACGAGGAATTAAAAGAGCAAGAGAAATCTTCCGCCAATGGACTATTGTCCTCAACCTCAGCAAGGAGTAAGAGAAACACCGGTATGTCTGCCTACGACTACGATACCCAAGAAACTACCATGAGACGAAGAATGTTGTATTGTAAGAACGGATTCAACCTTCAAATTTTACGAAACGGAAGAATATCTGGTACCCAAGAAAGCCACAATCAATACG CCGTCCTTGAATTTATTTCTACTGGAATCGGAAGTCTCACCATCCGGGGTGTCGCAAGTGGTCTCTACCTGGCAATGAACAGCAAAGGAAGATTGTATGCTTCG GAAACATTCAATCGCGAGTGCATCTTCTACGAAACAGTATTGGAAAACAACCAGAACACGTTCGAATCATTCGCCCACAGAAATGGCTCAAAGAAATGCTACATCGCCCTTGGTCGTCATGGAAGACCAAAGCAAGGATGCAGACTACACCCAAACAACCGACACAGCCAATTCTTGCCCAGGAACATCGATACTGATAAAGTAAAAAACCTGTACTCTGGCCGACTCTACTGA
- the LOC100183303 gene encoding amino acid transporter AVT3B — MHGSGEGTKSTVKVFGNIFISFIGAGVLGLPFAFKEAGILEGIMIMATVGYLSVCAMMLLIDCKDQMLKKSFHTNGNASYDISMEDEQRSGLLNGDIEMESFHESNNKSTTTDKVSKEKGKPDIGYGDVGLFAFGRKGATLVEAAIVVSQIGFCCAYLIFITENVAQYISRSQNVDMQQDDAALAPGSSMQKWILLAILFPLCALCFLRHLHKLAMFSLFADFANVFAYSIVFWFDFEHAHQVRIHPKEMDISGFPFFAGMAVYCYEGAGMILSLESSMAVEVRSGFRTIFKWAMLMITTLYIVFGVCGYLSFGPETNPIITLNLPPGIFPLLVKLCLCCSLFFTYPVMMFPVIQILQKKWKPMSTSMLLGNILRAGMVTITGLIVLIIPSFSNLMSLVGATCCSLLAFILPALFHLKVFKTDLTLRQKILDYILICTGVCATIIGTIDSLQRIGLIQSNNTENNVTRSNVTMT; from the exons ATGCACGGGTCAGGAGAAGGAACCAAAAGTACAGTTAAAGTTtttggaaatatatttatttcctttATTGGTGCAGGTGTGCTTGGTCTACCTTTCGCATTTAAAGag gcgGGCATTCTGGAAGGCATAATGATAATGGCCACTGTTGGATACTTAAG tgTATGTGCCATGATGCTACTTATTGACTGCAAAGACCAGATGTTAAAAAAGTCCTTCCACACGAATGGAAATGCTTCATATGATATTTCTATGGAAGATGAACAAAGATCTGGTTTATTAAACGGAGATATTGAAATGGAAAGTTTTCATGAATCCAATAATAAGTCAACCACCACAGACAAG GTCTCCAAAGAGAAAGGCAAACCTGATATTGGGTATGGTGATGTTGGGTTGTTTGCATTTGGTCGAAAAGGTGCCACCCTTGTTGAAGCAGCAATTGTTGTGTCACAAATAG GTTTTTGTTGTGCCTACCTCATATTTATCACTGAGAACGTGGCTCAATACATCAGCCGATCCCAAAATGTTGACATGCAGCAAGATGATGCTGCTCTTGCTCCAGGCTCCTCCATGCAGAAGTGGATCTTGTTGGCGATCCTCTTCCCACTATGCGCTCTCTGTTTCCTTAGGCATCTTCATAAACTCGCAATGTTTAG tCTATTCGCCGACTTTGCCAATGTTTTTGCTTATTCCATTGTATTTTGGTTCGACTTCGAGCATGCTCATCAAGTCAG AATCCACCCAAAGGAAATGGATATTTCTGGTTTTCCATTCTTTGCTGGCATGGCTGTGTATTGCTATGAG GGAGCAGGAATGATCCTTTCCCTTGAAAGTTCGATGGCAGTTGAAGTGAGGTCTGGTTTTCGCAC AATCTTCAAATGGGCGATGCTGATGATAACCACGTTATACATTGTGTTTGGTGTATGCGGCTACCTG TCCTTTGGACCCGAGACCAACCCCATTATAACGCTCAACCTTCCACCAG GTATCTTTCCACTCCTGGTGAAGTTGTGCCTTTGTTGTTCCCTCTTCTTCACCTACCCAGTGATGATGTTTCCCGTCATACAGATCCTACAGAAGAAATGGAAACCAATGTCAACTTCCATGTTACTCGGA aatattCTTCGAGCAGGAATGGTCACCATCACAGGGTTAATTGTTCTCATCATACCTTCCTTTTCAAACCTGATGTCGTTAGTTGGTGCCACATGTTGTAGTTTGCTTGCATTTATACTTCCAGCTTTGTTTCATTTGAAAGTTTTTAAGAC TGATTTAACTTTACGGCAGAAAATTCTGGATTACATACTTATCTGCACTGGTGTTTGCGC GACCATTATAGGTACCATTGATTCTCTTCAGAGAATAGGCCTAATACAGAGTAACAACACTGAAAATAACGTCACTCGTTCTAACGTCACAATGACGTAA
- the LOC100180840 gene encoding basic phospholipase A2 taipoxin alpha chain-like isoform X2 translates to MEFQSFLAMFSLVGFVTCNQDLLRGSFVKKHETSRHRRSIWQFGVMVQCAEGLDHQFPMWTMENYNDYGCHCGMGGKGDPLDVIDECCMEHDSCYKETRLRHKVWKWQIYFTHYNYQCHGKRITCYNGSSWKQDLCQCDVKAAGCFATNRAKYNRAYKDIDQGRCFHMSDLS, encoded by the exons ATGGAATTTCAGAGTTTTCTTGCAATGTTTTCTCTTGTTGGATTCGTAACGTGCAACCAAGACTTACTCCGTGGCAGCTTTGTAAAA AAACACGAAACCTCAAGGCATCGTCGCAGTATTTGGCAGTTCGGTGTCATGGTTCAGTGCGCGGAAGGTCTCGACCACCAATTTCCAATGTGGACCATGGAAAATTACAACGACTATGGTTGTCATTGTGGAATGGGAGGAAAAGGCGACCCCCTTGACGTTATAGACGA ATGTTGCATGGAGCATGACTCGTGTTACAAAGAAACTAGACTTCGACACAAGGTATGGAAGTGGCAAATATACTTCACCCACTACAATTATCAGTGTCATGGGAAGCGAATAACTTGCT ATAACGGTTCATCGTGGAAGCAAGACCTGTGCCAATGTGACGTAAAAGCTGCGGGGTGTTTTGCGACCAACAGAGCGAAATATAACAGGGCGTATAAAGATATTGACCAAGGAAGGTGTTTCCACATGAGTGACCTCAGCTAG
- the LOC100180840 gene encoding basic phospholipase A2 acanthin-2-like isoform X3: MEFQSFLAMFSLVGFVTCNQDLLRGSFVKFANIRNSFSMQKHETSRHRRSIWQFGVMVQCAEGLDHQFPMWTMENYNDYGCHCGMGGKGDPLDVIDECCMEHDSCYKETRLRHKITVHRGSKTCANVT, from the exons ATGGAATTTCAGAGTTTTCTTGCAATGTTTTCTCTTGTTGGATTCGTAACGTGCAACCAAGACTTACTCCGTGGCAGCTTTGTAAAA TTCGCCAATATTAGAAATAGCTTTTCGATGCAGAAACACGAAACCTCAAGGCATCGTCGCAGTATTTGGCAGTTCGGTGTCATGGTTCAGTGCGCGGAAGGTCTCGACCACCAATTTCCAATGTGGACCATGGAAAATTACAACGACTATGGTTGTCATTGTGGAATGGGAGGAAAAGGCGACCCCCTTGACGTTATAGACGA ATGTTGCATGGAGCATGACTCGTGTTACAAAGAAACTAGACTTCGACACAAG ATAACGGTTCATCGTGGAAGCAAGACCTGTGCCAATGTGACGTAA
- the LOC100180840 gene encoding basic phospholipase A2 taipoxin alpha chain-like isoform X1, which produces MEFQSFLAMFSLVGFVTCNQDLLRGSFVKFANIRNSFSMQKHETSRHRRSIWQFGVMVQCAEGLDHQFPMWTMENYNDYGCHCGMGGKGDPLDVIDECCMEHDSCYKETRLRHKVWKWQIYFTHYNYQCHGKRITCYNGSSWKQDLCQCDVKAAGCFATNRAKYNRAYKDIDQGRCFHMSDLS; this is translated from the exons ATGGAATTTCAGAGTTTTCTTGCAATGTTTTCTCTTGTTGGATTCGTAACGTGCAACCAAGACTTACTCCGTGGCAGCTTTGTAAAA TTCGCCAATATTAGAAATAGCTTTTCGATGCAGAAACACGAAACCTCAAGGCATCGTCGCAGTATTTGGCAGTTCGGTGTCATGGTTCAGTGCGCGGAAGGTCTCGACCACCAATTTCCAATGTGGACCATGGAAAATTACAACGACTATGGTTGTCATTGTGGAATGGGAGGAAAAGGCGACCCCCTTGACGTTATAGACGA ATGTTGCATGGAGCATGACTCGTGTTACAAAGAAACTAGACTTCGACACAAGGTATGGAAGTGGCAAATATACTTCACCCACTACAATTATCAGTGTCATGGGAAGCGAATAACTTGCT ATAACGGTTCATCGTGGAAGCAAGACCTGTGCCAATGTGACGTAAAAGCTGCGGGGTGTTTTGCGACCAACAGAGCGAAATATAACAGGGCGTATAAAGATATTGACCAAGGAAGGTGTTTCCACATGAGTGACCTCAGCTAG